The following proteins are encoded in a genomic region of Thiomicrospira sp. R3:
- a CDS encoding thioredoxin fold domain-containing protein encodes MKTLKTLNVIKYGLVGLMLMFSHQAWSNDFFDDSFGNFQEELELARDDKKLGVFIFFEMDDCPFCHRMKETILKEPDVIDYFHQFFKVYRFDIEGASPVTDFDGTDYNTGKEMAERKYRVRATPVMMMFDLDGQPMARYTGPTHTKEEFLLFGRYVVEGHYQTMPFNRFKRTQD; translated from the coding sequence ATGAAGACGCTAAAGACGCTAAATGTAATAAAATACGGGTTGGTTGGCCTAATGCTAATGTTTAGCCACCAGGCCTGGTCGAATGACTTTTTTGATGATAGCTTTGGTAATTTTCAAGAAGAACTGGAGCTAGCTAGAGACGATAAAAAATTAGGCGTATTTATTTTTTTTGAAATGGATGATTGCCCTTTTTGTCATAGAATGAAGGAAACCATCCTTAAAGAACCCGATGTAATTGACTATTTCCATCAGTTTTTTAAAGTGTATCGCTTCGATATTGAAGGCGCAAGCCCAGTAACCGATTTTGATGGAACCGACTATAACACGGGAAAAGAAATGGCTGAACGTAAATATCGCGTTCGTGCAACACCGGTAATGATGATGTTTGATTTAGATGGTCAGCCAATGGCGCGCTACACCGGCCCGACGCACACTAAAGAAGAGTTTTTGTTATTCGGGCGTTATGTTGTTGAAGGGCATTATCAAACCATGCCGTTTAACCGTTTTAAACGCACACAAGACTAG
- a CDS encoding TlpA disulfide reductase family protein, whose protein sequence is MNARMKMVNVTNLVKWMALSLGLMVLFTLSVQAKTDIEFVDMQGNKVMLSDFKGQWVVVNIWATWCPPCIKEMPDLTFFHEQNKENGAIVLGVNFENIPVEKVNAFTEELMISFPIVRFADVDLNSNRTPFGPLRGLPSTYMVAPSGEVVAGRAGLVNQEILEGFIKSYEEKHLKN, encoded by the coding sequence ATGAACGCAAGGATGAAAATGGTTAACGTAACTAATTTAGTTAAATGGATGGCACTCAGTTTAGGATTGATGGTCTTATTTACCCTCTCTGTCCAGGCTAAAACCGACATTGAGTTTGTTGATATGCAGGGTAATAAAGTGATGCTGTCTGATTTTAAAGGCCAGTGGGTGGTAGTCAATATTTGGGCAACATGGTGTCCACCCTGTATTAAAGAAATGCCGGATTTAACCTTTTTTCACGAGCAAAATAAGGAGAATGGGGCGATCGTTTTAGGTGTTAATTTTGAAAATATACCAGTAGAAAAGGTTAATGCGTTTACCGAAGAATTGATGATCAGTTTTCCTATTGTGCGTTTTGCGGATGTTGATTTGAACTCAAATCGCACACCGTTTGGCCCTTTGCGTGGCTTACCAAGCACTTATATGGTTGCACCGAGTGGTGAAGTTGTTGCAGGGCGTGCAGGCCTGGTGAATCAAGAAATACTAGAAGGTTTTATTAAGTCTTATGAGGAAAAGCATTTAAAAAATTAA
- a CDS encoding phosphomannomutase/phosphoglucomutase: MDAEQWLKLQNGSDIRGIALNGIEGETVNLDEDRANCIGQAFAVWLSQRLSMPFDQLRISVGRDSRISGPMLSQSLCEGLMARQARVTDFGLASTPAMFVSTISNEQSIKPSFHGAIMITASHLPFNRNGFKFFTDQGGLEKQDITKLLTLASSCISMVCENKSSQLDFMAVYAAGLVEKVRRGIEHAAHYQAPLSDLKILVDAGNGAGGFFVDRVLKPLGADTTGSQFLEPDGRFPNHVPNPEDAAAMQSIRDAVLTHQADFGIIFDTDVDRSAAVDHQGQTLNRNRLIALISAILIRQHPGSTIVTDSITSDGLTDFIEIELKGKHHRFKRGYKNVINEAIRLNQQGVFSPLAIETSGHAALKENHFLDDGAYLITKLLIELAKAKLNSQTLGDLISGLKEPVEDKEIRYRIEQENFQLYGQKVLDELKQFVIEQGDWIEVPKNHEGVRVKCNSVDEQGWFLLRLSLHDPVLALNVESNIQGGSAAILKKLTPFISRFNYLVER, from the coding sequence ATGGATGCTGAACAATGGCTAAAACTACAAAACGGCTCGGATATTCGTGGCATTGCATTAAACGGGATTGAGGGTGAAACGGTAAATTTAGACGAGGATAGAGCGAATTGCATTGGCCAGGCCTTTGCCGTTTGGTTAAGCCAGCGATTAAGCATGCCGTTTGATCAACTACGTATTTCAGTCGGTCGGGACAGTCGAATTTCGGGCCCTATGCTCAGCCAAAGCCTTTGTGAAGGTTTAATGGCACGTCAAGCCCGTGTTACGGACTTTGGATTGGCATCGACACCTGCAATGTTTGTGTCAACGATTAGTAATGAACAAAGCATAAAACCTAGTTTTCACGGTGCGATTATGATTACTGCAAGCCACTTACCCTTTAATCGAAATGGTTTTAAGTTTTTTACCGATCAGGGGGGGCTTGAAAAACAGGATATTACTAAGCTGCTTACGCTTGCGTCGTCATGCATATCCATGGTTTGTGAAAATAAATCGAGTCAATTGGATTTTATGGCCGTTTATGCAGCAGGCCTGGTTGAAAAAGTGCGCCGAGGGATTGAGCATGCTGCTCATTATCAGGCGCCACTTTCAGACTTGAAAATCCTAGTGGATGCGGGTAATGGAGCGGGTGGTTTTTTTGTTGATCGCGTACTTAAGCCATTAGGTGCAGACACCACGGGGAGTCAGTTTTTAGAACCAGACGGTCGGTTTCCAAATCACGTGCCGAATCCCGAAGATGCAGCGGCAATGCAATCTATTCGTGATGCCGTATTAACGCATCAGGCGGACTTTGGGATTATTTTTGATACGGATGTAGATCGCAGTGCAGCGGTGGATCATCAAGGGCAGACGTTAAATCGGAATAGATTAATTGCCTTAATCTCCGCAATCCTAATTAGGCAACATCCAGGATCGACGATTGTGACGGACTCCATTACTTCTGATGGGTTGACCGACTTTATTGAAATTGAACTGAAGGGCAAGCATCATCGGTTCAAGCGCGGTTATAAAAACGTGATTAATGAAGCCATTCGCTTAAATCAACAAGGTGTTTTTTCACCCCTTGCGATTGAAACCTCGGGCCATGCAGCTTTAAAAGAAAACCATTTTCTTGATGATGGTGCCTATTTAATAACTAAGCTTTTAATTGAGTTGGCAAAAGCGAAGCTTAATTCGCAAACACTGGGCGATTTAATTTCTGGCCTCAAAGAACCTGTTGAAGACAAAGAGATTCGTTATCGAATAGAGCAGGAAAACTTTCAACTATATGGTCAAAAGGTCTTGGATGAACTCAAACAGTTTGTTATCGAGCAAGGGGATTGGATAGAGGTTCCAAAAAACCATGAGGGGGTTCGTGTTAAGTGTAATTCAGTCGATGAGCAAGGCTGGTTTTTGCTCAGACTCTCCTTGCATGATCCCGTGCTGGCGCTAAATGTCGAGTCGAATATTCAAGGCGGTAGCGCGGCTATTTTAAAAAAGCTAACGCCCTTTATTTCAAGGTTTAACTACTTGGTCGAGCGATAG
- a CDS encoding efflux RND transporter periplasmic adaptor subunit — MKRLGLFAVSLMMAFNLSAAEIKIGSLVSGQVAKLEVKEGQQVRAGQLIMTIDDRRYQAKLGVLEADLAYRQAALDDAKIEYEQVEDLYDRTVIARRPFERAKLDLELAQQAFAKAQAELALHQAWADYFYIKAPQAGRIKTLAVTQGSTVFNENQLLFILEAN, encoded by the coding sequence ATGAAACGTTTAGGACTTTTTGCTGTGTCGTTAATGATGGCGTTTAATCTATCGGCTGCAGAGATTAAAATTGGCTCACTTGTTTCAGGGCAAGTGGCGAAGCTTGAAGTAAAAGAAGGTCAACAGGTGCGTGCTGGTCAGTTAATTATGACGATTGATGACCGTCGTTATCAAGCTAAGCTAGGGGTTTTAGAGGCTGATCTAGCTTATCGTCAAGCGGCGCTGGATGATGCTAAGATTGAGTATGAGCAGGTTGAGGATCTTTATGATCGTACTGTTATAGCTCGTCGGCCATTTGAGCGTGCTAAGCTGGATTTAGAACTCGCTCAGCAAGCTTTTGCTAAAGCACAAGCTGAATTAGCCCTACATCAGGCCTGGGCGGACTATTTTTATATTAAAGCTCCGCAAGCTGGACGTATTAAAACACTAGCGGTGACGCAGGGTAGTACGGTGTTTAATGAGAATCAATTGTTATTTATACTGGAGGCTAATTAA
- a CDS encoding DUF2066 domain-containing protein: protein MRSLILRLVISVFMLFPTVQAQDSLDLFKIEKPLEQYNVNELNVYLQQAMADLLVRLVGDAGFSTTPEAQKLIRNARQWVVRFQLVNREIDGVIMGQSLAVEFDRHRLLAEFHQSGINMWPLNFRPKTFMLGQWEQAGLLEDISAQSLEYRVDLDFRLYAQLLGLPIKLPEDRRIVELFPSPQTFFSANRINADFVNSISDGHQFLFVYKADRIGEVISWAWRLYSLENGELVLEGEEVGESFLALMASSLDRLLAFYSAPYRQGLGNVGLIDVEIANITSFQIFNLIESSLSDLQPIVTNVRLAELQADKVKFEVTYNGQLSNLFDQLDLLKQIEWTQQSLFQGQLKGRYQP from the coding sequence ATGAGAAGTTTAATACTTCGGTTAGTAATCAGTGTATTTATGTTATTTCCAACGGTCCAGGCGCAAGATTCATTGGATTTATTCAAAATTGAAAAGCCATTGGAACAGTATAACGTCAATGAATTGAACGTTTATTTGCAGCAGGCAATGGCCGACCTTTTGGTAAGGCTGGTGGGTGATGCAGGTTTTTCGACCACACCGGAGGCGCAAAAACTTATTCGCAATGCGCGTCAGTGGGTTGTACGTTTTCAGCTGGTTAACCGAGAAATTGATGGTGTAATCATGGGGCAAAGCTTGGCGGTTGAATTTGATCGTCATAGATTGCTAGCTGAGTTTCATCAGTCAGGCATTAATATGTGGCCTCTAAATTTTAGGCCTAAAACATTTATGCTAGGCCAGTGGGAACAGGCTGGACTCTTGGAAGATATTTCCGCACAGAGTTTAGAGTACCGTGTTGACCTGGATTTTAGGCTCTATGCTCAATTATTAGGTTTACCGATTAAGTTGCCGGAAGATAGGCGTATCGTTGAGTTATTTCCTTCTCCGCAGACGTTTTTTAGCGCGAATCGAATCAATGCCGATTTTGTCAATAGCATAAGTGATGGTCATCAGTTCCTGTTTGTCTATAAGGCCGATCGAATCGGTGAGGTTATTAGTTGGGCTTGGCGGCTCTATTCGCTTGAGAATGGTGAGCTCGTATTGGAGGGGGAAGAGGTTGGTGAATCTTTTTTAGCGTTGATGGCGTCGTCACTTGATCGACTACTTGCATTTTACTCTGCGCCTTATCGCCAAGGATTGGGTAATGTTGGTCTAATTGATGTTGAAATTGCCAATATAACTAGCTTTCAGATTTTTAATCTTATCGAATCCTCGTTATCTGATTTGCAACCGATAGTCACTAATGTGAGATTAGCCGAACTTCAGGCTGATAAAGTAAAATTTGAAGTTACCTATAATGGTCAACTTTCAAATTTATTTGACCAATTGGATCTGTTAAAACAAATAGAATGGACTCAGCAAAGTTTGTTTCAAGGACAATTAAAGGGGCGCTACCAGCCGTGA
- a CDS encoding DnaA regulatory inactivator Hda: MKEQNMLVQLPLKISLRNDASFKTFVAEQELIAQTLSSLQQPDKPQYAGCYYFYGPEGVGKTHLLQAACRFYSEKQLQSVFFPLMDKGLPLIADVLVGLEVTDLVCLDGVEAILGDPAWEKALANLVAKSKVQGHRVLLAGQMPIRDWPMVTDALRAEVFSIMPIPLAPITDKDSLILALQRHAINRGFELSLDVTNFLIKRFSLDLQELLAVLQLLEQASLAEKRRMTLPFVKDVLAR, encoded by the coding sequence GTGAAAGAACAGAATATGCTAGTGCAGTTACCACTCAAAATTAGTTTACGTAATGATGCTAGTTTTAAAACCTTTGTCGCGGAGCAGGAATTGATTGCGCAAACCTTAAGTAGTTTGCAGCAGCCAGATAAACCCCAGTATGCAGGCTGTTACTATTTTTATGGGCCAGAAGGCGTGGGAAAAACACATTTGTTGCAGGCGGCTTGTCGCTTTTATAGCGAAAAACAATTACAAAGTGTGTTTTTCCCTTTAATGGACAAGGGCTTGCCTTTAATTGCAGACGTTTTGGTCGGGTTGGAGGTGACTGATTTGGTCTGTTTAGACGGGGTGGAGGCTATTTTGGGTGATCCGGCCTGGGAAAAAGCCTTAGCCAATTTGGTGGCTAAATCAAAGGTTCAAGGTCATAGGGTTTTGTTGGCTGGGCAGATGCCAATCCGCGACTGGCCAATGGTAACCGATGCTTTGCGAGCAGAAGTTTTCTCTATTATGCCTATCCCTTTGGCGCCCATTACGGACAAGGATTCGTTAATATTGGCATTACAACGTCATGCAATTAATCGCGGGTTTGAACTTTCGTTAGATGTAACTAATTTTTTAATAAAACGATTTTCTTTAGATCTTCAAGAGTTGCTGGCCGTTTTGCAGTTGTTGGAACAAGCGAGTTTGGCCGAAAAAAGGCGAATGACTCTCCCCTTTGTTAAGGATGTACTCGCAAGATAA
- the apbC gene encoding iron-sulfur cluster carrier protein ApbC yields the protein MGFLDRLFGDATDGISEAMKQQIESNLSGFSLPHMKTDLNAIKCIQDLSLKSHTLSFTLNWPYPAKSLHAEVDEKLNKLLCQIEGIDKTKINHQIKIKAHQTQPNVQALAQIKNIIAVGSGKGGVGKSTTSINLALALAEQGARVGVLDADIYGPSLPTLLGLHGKPNSEDGKSMQPMQAHGLQAMSIGFLIEEDTPMIWRGPIVTQTLTQLLKETAWDNLDYLIIDLPPGTGDVQLTLAQQIPVSGAVIVTTPQDLALIDAKKAYKMFEKVNIPVLGIIENMSTHICSNCGHEEAIFGENGGEKLAQTYGIPFLGAMPLAMAIRQQADQGKPSMVAEPDGAYANKYREISFKISAQLADAKRNYSAAFPKIVIEQS from the coding sequence ATGGGGTTTTTAGACCGTTTATTTGGCGATGCGACGGATGGCATCAGTGAAGCCATGAAGCAACAGATTGAATCCAACTTATCAGGGTTTAGCTTACCTCACATGAAAACAGACTTAAATGCTATCAAATGCATTCAAGACCTGAGTCTAAAATCGCACACCCTGTCATTTACGCTTAACTGGCCCTATCCGGCCAAGTCACTTCATGCTGAAGTCGACGAAAAGCTCAACAAGTTACTTTGTCAAATTGAAGGTATAGATAAAACAAAAATCAACCACCAAATAAAAATTAAAGCCCACCAAACACAGCCTAATGTTCAAGCCCTAGCGCAAATCAAGAATATTATTGCGGTGGGTTCGGGCAAAGGCGGCGTGGGCAAGTCGACCACCAGCATCAACCTTGCCCTGGCGTTAGCTGAACAAGGCGCACGCGTCGGTGTGTTAGATGCCGATATTTATGGCCCTAGCCTGCCGACCTTGCTGGGTTTGCATGGCAAGCCCAACTCTGAAGACGGTAAAAGCATGCAGCCTATGCAAGCGCATGGTTTGCAAGCCATGTCGATTGGCTTTTTAATCGAAGAAGACACGCCAATGATCTGGCGCGGCCCGATTGTGACCCAAACCCTTACCCAACTCCTCAAAGAAACCGCTTGGGATAATTTAGATTATTTGATTATTGACTTGCCCCCAGGTACCGGCGATGTGCAGCTTACGCTTGCCCAACAAATCCCTGTCAGCGGTGCGGTGATTGTCACCACGCCTCAGGATTTGGCCTTGATTGATGCCAAAAAAGCTTACAAGATGTTTGAAAAGGTTAATATCCCAGTCCTGGGCATTATTGAAAACATGAGCACCCATATTTGTTCAAATTGCGGTCATGAGGAAGCGATTTTTGGTGAGAACGGCGGCGAAAAACTTGCCCAAACCTATGGTATTCCCTTTTTAGGCGCGATGCCACTGGCGATGGCAATTCGCCAACAGGCCGACCAAGGCAAACCCAGCATGGTGGCCGAACCGGATGGTGCCTATGCTAACAAGTACCGCGAGATCAGCTTTAAAATTAGCGCTCAATTAGCGGATGCTAAACGTAACTACTCGGCTGCCTTTCCTAAAATTGTGATTGAGCAGAGCTAG
- a CDS encoding TolC family protein yields MKFKLISSLILSMGLAVQAAEKEPLPSPLTLDYVLNLPASMSPPVLARQAALYKSQANLKEVQAQDGFALSLQGRLGQREFNGERQNHHLAALHFGLPLYDFGQTEKLSQAWLLDAQAQSLAVEAAENEFRLMLMQAYFNVLLADMNYRVENEAMAIAFVTLDKIREDHALGRVADVKLYQYEKDYQQAFVTRQRAQANLRRSRMLLANTMGRADAVISRVELPQFANIPTDMERVEVYLEQAVTNNHEILSLKHSQLAGQQRIGSAQAAKKPRFRADAWVGQLSSYPEVREGHWHAEVSMSMPLFDSGLIQSRVERERAQLQQAQAERMAAEQKVRQQVTDLFFQLSLLNVEQQAIDASKIFAAFNMDYKRALYENEQQSDFGDALVTISQADYDALAFELKRTLLWAQMAFATGGDASFIVQANQNKTKSEGSDSK; encoded by the coding sequence ATGAAGTTCAAACTTATTTCATCGCTAATCTTGTCGATGGGGTTAGCTGTTCAGGCTGCAGAAAAAGAACCCTTGCCGTCGCCTTTAACCCTCGATTATGTTCTTAACTTGCCGGCATCCATGAGTCCCCCTGTTTTAGCAAGGCAAGCGGCGTTATATAAATCTCAAGCTAACCTCAAAGAAGTTCAAGCACAAGATGGCTTTGCGCTCAGTCTACAAGGACGACTGGGTCAGCGTGAATTCAATGGTGAACGTCAGAATCATCATTTAGCTGCTTTGCATTTTGGGCTTCCGCTCTATGATTTTGGTCAGACCGAAAAGTTAAGCCAGGCCTGGTTGTTGGATGCTCAAGCTCAATCTTTAGCGGTGGAAGCGGCTGAAAATGAATTTCGATTAATGTTGATGCAGGCCTACTTTAATGTGTTGTTAGCAGACATGAATTATCGGGTTGAAAACGAAGCGATGGCGATTGCCTTTGTTACTCTGGATAAGATACGTGAGGATCATGCGCTGGGGCGTGTAGCAGACGTTAAACTTTACCAGTACGAAAAGGATTATCAGCAAGCGTTTGTAACACGTCAGCGTGCACAAGCCAATTTGCGCCGTTCACGTATGCTATTGGCGAACACAATGGGACGTGCTGATGCGGTTATTTCACGGGTTGAGCTTCCGCAATTTGCGAATATTCCAACCGATATGGAACGGGTTGAAGTGTATCTTGAACAAGCCGTAACGAATAATCATGAGATTTTGTCTTTGAAACACTCGCAATTGGCGGGGCAGCAACGAATCGGTAGTGCGCAGGCGGCTAAAAAGCCGCGTTTCCGTGCTGACGCCTGGGTTGGTCAGCTTTCCAGTTACCCTGAGGTTCGTGAAGGTCATTGGCATGCTGAAGTGTCGATGTCTATGCCGTTGTTTGACAGTGGGCTCATTCAGTCAAGAGTTGAGCGCGAGCGTGCACAGCTTCAGCAAGCACAAGCGGAGCGCATGGCGGCTGAGCAAAAAGTTCGTCAACAGGTCACAGACTTATTTTTCCAATTAAGCCTGTTGAATGTGGAGCAACAAGCCATAGACGCATCAAAAATATTTGCGGCTTTTAATATGGACTATAAGCGCGCCCTTTATGAAAATGAACAGCAGTCTGATTTTGGTGATGCATTGGTGACGATTTCCCAGGCAGACTATGACGCTTTGGCCTTTGAGTTAAAGCGTACCTTGCTTTGGGCGCAGATGGCATTTGCAACGGGCGGTGATGCCTCTTTTATCGTTCAAGCTAACCAAAACAAAACCAAGAGTGAAGGGAGTGATTCGAAATGA
- the purM gene encoding phosphoribosylformylglycinamidine cyclo-ligase — translation MTNKASLSYKDAGVDIDAGDALIQAIKPIAKATARPEVLASLGGFGALFELPIGKYKNPVLVSGTDGVGTKLRLAIDTGKHDQVGVDLVAMCVNDLIVQGAEPLFFLDYYATGKLDIAIAKDVIQGIGEGCLQSGCALIGGETAEMPGMYPIGDYDLAGFCVGIVEKDQLIDGTKVKAGDVLLGLASSGPHSNGYSLIRKIIEVSGEDLSQDLNGQPLVDALMAPTRIYVKSLLELFTKVEVKALSHITGGGLVENLPRVMPNNTCAHVNTKTWQRPAVFDWLQDRGNVDFIEMHRTFNCGIGMVLVVDPADQAQAVEILQQLGEQVSVIGEIKSTNQVEPFVELVSE, via the coding sequence ATGACAAACAAAGCCTCACTAAGTTACAAAGATGCTGGCGTCGATATCGATGCTGGTGATGCCCTCATACAAGCGATTAAACCTATTGCTAAAGCCACCGCCAGACCTGAAGTTTTGGCATCCCTGGGTGGTTTTGGTGCCCTATTCGAATTACCTATAGGAAAATACAAAAACCCAGTTTTAGTATCAGGTACCGATGGTGTCGGCACAAAACTTAGATTAGCCATCGATACAGGAAAACATGACCAAGTCGGTGTAGATCTAGTCGCGATGTGTGTCAATGATCTTATTGTTCAAGGGGCAGAACCCTTGTTTTTTCTTGACTATTACGCCACCGGCAAACTCGACATAGCTATTGCCAAAGATGTAATTCAGGGTATCGGTGAAGGCTGCCTACAATCAGGTTGTGCGTTAATTGGTGGTGAGACGGCTGAAATGCCGGGCATGTACCCTATTGGCGATTATGATTTAGCTGGCTTTTGTGTGGGTATCGTTGAAAAAGATCAATTGATTGACGGAACAAAAGTAAAAGCCGGTGATGTACTTCTTGGTCTTGCTTCATCAGGTCCGCACTCAAACGGCTACTCGCTGATTCGAAAAATTATCGAAGTCAGTGGCGAAGATTTATCCCAAGACTTAAATGGACAGCCTCTTGTCGACGCCTTAATGGCCCCGACCCGAATCTATGTTAAATCATTACTTGAGTTATTTACAAAAGTTGAAGTTAAAGCCCTATCTCACATTACAGGTGGCGGTCTTGTTGAAAACTTACCTCGCGTGATGCCCAACAATACGTGCGCTCACGTAAATACAAAAACTTGGCAACGCCCTGCGGTTTTTGACTGGTTACAAGACCGCGGAAATGTTGACTTTATAGAAATGCACCGCACCTTTAACTGTGGTATTGGTATGGTTCTCGTTGTAGATCCAGCTGACCAGGCGCAAGCCGTCGAAATACTTCAACAGCTTGGTGAACAGGTTTCGGTTATAGGTGAAATAAAGTCAACCAACCAAGTCGAGCCTTTTGTTGAGCTTGTCAGCGAGTAG
- a CDS encoding DUF3108 domain-containing protein, whose protein sequence is MKNLTRPFNSVIYTMINTHRFPITLAFICTTLFTTLNANALTPFEASYKIEAFGLTIGRADHSLTCKNQQCDLTSHATPTGLARRLIGEEGHERVQLALKDNVLYWLSYENKTIKIRSQDVVDQVFVSLNPDTLTIENLERNQSWAYDTNTFDPLSMAYALQHRLLNNQPIDTMTLQEEKRQRLLTFNDFGEVLLSSAFKSRLKTNHYVADTPEYKVSIWLATDLNLFPAQVEIYDKKRRRGMTLSLLKRPTFH, encoded by the coding sequence ATGAAAAACTTAACACGCCCCTTCAACTCAGTCATTTACACAATGATTAACACTCACCGCTTCCCAATCACACTCGCTTTCATCTGCACAACGCTGTTTACAACACTAAATGCAAACGCGTTAACCCCTTTCGAAGCCAGTTATAAAATTGAAGCCTTTGGATTAACTATTGGCCGAGCCGACCACTCACTCACCTGTAAAAATCAACAATGTGATTTAACAAGCCATGCAACCCCAACGGGACTAGCGCGCCGACTAATTGGTGAGGAAGGCCATGAGCGTGTTCAATTAGCGCTTAAAGACAATGTTTTATACTGGCTCAGTTATGAAAACAAGACCATAAAAATTAGAAGTCAAGACGTTGTCGACCAGGTCTTTGTTAGCCTAAATCCTGACACCTTAACCATCGAAAACCTAGAGCGAAACCAAAGCTGGGCTTATGACACCAACACCTTTGACCCTTTATCCATGGCTTATGCACTGCAACACCGCCTACTAAACAATCAACCCATAGACACCATGACCCTGCAAGAAGAAAAGCGCCAACGCCTCCTAACCTTCAACGATTTTGGTGAAGTTTTGCTCAGCAGCGCGTTCAAATCTCGACTAAAAACAAATCATTATGTTGCTGATACACCTGAATATAAAGTATCGATCTGGCTTGCAACCGATCTTAATCTGTTTCCAGCGCAGGTTGAAATTTACGATAAAAAACGTCGGCGTGGTATGACCTTAAGCTTATTAAAGCGCCCAACCTTTCACTAA
- the dcd gene encoding dCTP deaminase has translation MKLSDQDISIALEQQRIKIEPMPTDNKIKGISVDLRLDKRFRVFNDHTAPYIDLSGPREQVQALLDKVMGNEIIIEQDQAFFLHPGELALASTLESITIPDDLVGWLDGRSSLARLGLMVHVTAHRIDPGWQGQIVLEIFNSGKLPLALRPGMDICAINFETLSSPAKKPYNKRTDAKYQNQSGPTSSRINQDQGQ, from the coding sequence ATGAAACTGAGTGACCAAGATATTTCAATTGCACTAGAGCAACAACGCATTAAAATCGAACCCATGCCCACGGATAATAAAATAAAAGGTATAAGCGTTGACTTACGTCTCGACAAGCGTTTTCGTGTATTTAATGACCACACCGCACCCTATATTGATCTCAGTGGTCCACGTGAGCAGGTTCAAGCATTACTCGATAAAGTAATGGGAAATGAAATCATTATCGAACAAGACCAAGCGTTTTTCCTACACCCAGGTGAATTGGCCTTGGCTTCAACCCTTGAATCCATCACGATTCCAGATGACTTGGTTGGCTGGCTAGATGGGCGCTCGAGTCTAGCTCGACTTGGATTAATGGTTCACGTTACCGCACACCGGATTGATCCAGGCTGGCAAGGACAAATCGTATTGGAAATATTCAACAGTGGCAAGTTACCCTTAGCCCTTCGCCCTGGCATGGATATTTGCGCCATCAACTTTGAAACCCTTTCCAGTCCAGCAAAAAAACCCTATAACAAGCGAACGGATGCCAAATATCAAAACCAATCAGGCCCCACATCGAGCCGAATTAATCAAGACCAAGGACAATAA
- the purN gene encoding phosphoribosylglycinamide formyltransferase, with product MARPLLKVVVLVSGNGSNLQALIDYQRREDCQYKIVKVVANKPDAYGLDRAKQHQIPTALIDHTRYKNRELFEQALINEIDEEPPGLVVLAGFMRVLTPLFTRHYLGRMINIHPSLLPKYPGLNTHQRALDAGDAEHGLSIHFVTAELDAGPVILQASLKIQPNLNAPTLQQQIHQLEHQTYPIAVQLFAQGDIKLNNNQAWFQNEKLNTPLQLSHLHND from the coding sequence ATGGCGCGCCCTTTGTTAAAAGTAGTCGTATTAGTGTCAGGCAATGGCTCCAACCTTCAAGCCTTAATCGACTACCAAAGGCGCGAGGACTGTCAATACAAGATTGTCAAAGTTGTCGCTAATAAACCCGATGCCTATGGTTTAGACCGTGCAAAACAACACCAGATACCAACGGCTTTAATCGATCATACGCGTTATAAAAATCGCGAATTATTTGAACAGGCTTTAATTAATGAAATTGACGAAGAACCACCAGGCCTGGTGGTTCTGGCGGGGTTTATGCGGGTTTTAACCCCGCTGTTTACTCGGCACTATTTAGGACGGATGATTAATATCCACCCATCCCTTCTTCCAAAATACCCTGGGCTAAACACGCACCAACGTGCACTTGATGCAGGTGATGCGGAACATGGCTTGAGCATCCATTTTGTAACGGCAGAACTGGACGCTGGCCCAGTTATTTTACAAGCGAGTCTTAAAATTCAACCTAACCTGAATGCTCCAACACTCCAACAACAAATTCATCAACTAGAACACCAGACTTATCCTATTGCAGTTCAACTGTTTGCCCAAGGCGACATTAAGCTTAACAACAACCAGGCCTGGTTCCAAAATGAAAAACTTAACACGCCCCTTCAACTCAGTCATTTACACAATGATTAA